The bacterium genome includes the window CCTCTGCTCCTCCTTCGCTTAAATTCCATACAGGATATCTCTTTAACTCAGGGTCATTTTTTACAGACATATATAAATCTCTCTGTAATTCCGCAACAGGTATCCATGAATAATCTCTTCCACCAATTTTCCCTCTGTATTTTACTGCCCAGTTATTCGGCTCATTCGGTCCTTCAAAAGCAAGTAAAGCCCTATTCCTTGCCAGAGCCCTCCCTCCTTCAAGTAATCTGTTTATATCATTTCCTCCACTGAGTAATCCATAACTGAAAACCACACCAGTTTGTCTGTGTAATTCAAGTAGGTCTTCAACAGGGACATTACTTTCATAGCCTGAACGAATCCATCTTATTCCAAGATATTTAACACATTCAATTGTTTTTGATAAAATTTCATCTCTCCTTGAAACAGCACTATTTGCACCAAGAGAGTTAAGAAAATCAACAACTTTTCTACTTTCTTTCATTTATTTTATCTCCTTTTCCAGAAAATTTTATTTTTTATTTCATCATAACAGATTATCCTACCGTCTTCATCAAAAACTTCAAAAATTCCATCTTTTCTTTCTTTTACATTAATTCCCATATTCTTCAAAATCTTCAAAAGTTTTCTCAACGATACAATATGGTTTTCTTCTCCAAAATTTATTTTATTTCCATAAACATCCTCTGGCGTTTCTTTTCCAAAAACTATTATTTTTTCTTTATTTTTTATCCTGTTTTCTATTAATTCCTTTATGTCATCTTCAATAATTGAAAAAGAAGGGATTATCAGTACCCTATATTTTTCAAGAATTCCATTTCTGATTAAAGAATCATCAACAATATCAAAATCAAAATAGTATCTTAAATTATAAAAGGAATTGTGTAATTCAGGTGGAAGACCCCATGGAAGATTTTTTATTTCCCATGAAATTGCATATTCATGTATCCAGTTTACATAAGGTTCTGGATAAAATACTGCAATATCAACTTTTCTTTTAAAATTTATTTCCATAAGTTTTCTGTATTTTTTAAAATTATTAATAACTTTTTCATTTGAATGAAAAGAATACTCATGAAACTCTCTTGCATTTGTAATAATAAAAGTAAAAATTCTTGCAACTATTAATTTTTCATTTGAGCCAGAAGAAGATTCATAACTGCAATAGTTTCCATAAAAATTTGTTGCAACTGATGTTTTTGCCTGATATGTATGAAGATATGGGAAATTATCTCTTGCGTTTGTATCTCTTATTCCAACATTATATTTTGAACAGATTTCCGCTGCTTTGAAATAATGCTGTCCTTCTTTTGCAGAACTATCTCCACCCATAACAAGATAAATATCTTTTTCCTTCCACAATTTTCTTGCCTCTTTCACCCAGAATTCAACCCATTTTATCATTGAAGTACGATACCAGTAAACCATATCTATCATTGCGGGCCTTGAAGGTGAATTTTCCTTTAAAAATGGTTTTATTTCATCAAAACTTCTATATGAAGTATTCCATCTTTTATTCAGATTTTCTATTTTTTCAAATTTTTCTTTAAGATAATCCCTGAAATCAATTATAGCAAAATCGTCTCCACACCAGAATCCTTTATGGGTATGATACATACCATCCCAGTTTCCAACAACAGGATAAATTGCTTCTCCATAGTCACCACTTATCCCCAGAAGAAGAGAATCTATTAAATCCATCTTTGATTTATAGTTTTGATAAAATAAATTCAAAAATCTCACAACATATTTCTTAAAATAGGGATTCCAGATTGATTGAATTCCACTTTCAATACTGTGTTCAAGACATTTAAAATAATAACAGTCACTTGATTTATGAAACCAGTAAGGAAGGGAATACCATGGTCCACAAATAAGAAATGGTTGCC containing:
- a CDS encoding glycosyl hydrolase, translating into MKESRKVVDFLNSLGANSAVSRRDEILSKTIECVKYLGIRWIRSGYESNVPVEDLLELHRQTGVVFSYGLLSGGNDINRLLEGGRALARNRALLAFEGPNEPNNWAVKYRGKIGGRDYSWIPVAELQRDLYMSVKNDPELKRYPVWNLSEGGAE
- a CDS encoding family 14 glycosylhydrolase, whose product is MKRVTIGAPWHVLYYYDRKYHNYLRKIKATGIETYVKWSDIEKEPGQIDFSNFDRQLEIMKKYGVKWQPFLICGPWYSLPYWFHKSSDCYYFKCLEHSIESGIQSIWNPYFKKYVVRFLNLFYQNYKSKMDLIDSLLLGISGDYGEAIYPVVGNWDGMYHTHKGFWCGDDFAIIDFRDYLKEKFEKIENLNKRWNTSYRSFDEIKPFLKENSPSRPAMIDMVYWYRTSMIKWVEFWVKEARKLWKEKDIYLVMGGDSSAKEGQHYFKAAEICSKYNVGIRDTNARDNFPYLHTYQAKTSVATNFYGNYCSYESSSGSNEKLIVARIFTFIITNAREFHEYSFHSNEKVINNFKKYRKLMEINFKRKVDIAVFYPEPYVNWIHEYAISWEIKNLPWGLPPELHNSFYNLRYYFDFDIVDDSLIRNGILEKYRVLIIPSFSIIEDDIKELIENRIKNKEKIIVFGKETPEDVYGNKINFGEENHIVSLRKLLKILKNMGINVKERKDGIFEVFDEDGRIICYDEIKNKIFWKRR